The following proteins are co-located in the Deltaproteobacteria bacterium genome:
- a CDS encoding TetR/AcrR family transcriptional regulator, with protein sequence MGAQKMNTESRKEQIAQAALDLIGSHGLQALSIANVAERVGLVPSGIYRHFKSKDDLLSATLDLIGKRLLSNVESVRRETPDALERLRVLLMREIRLLLENQAIPHVIFSESIFTDSVDRKDRVRAVITGYFQEVEKIVREGQREGRLRADVDPLTVVLMFKGMVLPAIVLWKVTRGNVDLVRQAEAEWELFSAAVSDPCEGLGKSRGMAKVNETRWRKPG encoded by the coding sequence GTGGGCGCTCAAAAGATGAATACGGAAAGTCGAAAAGAACAGATCGCACAGGCGGCTCTTGACTTGATCGGAAGCCACGGGCTCCAGGCCCTGAGCATTGCAAATGTAGCCGAACGTGTCGGCCTTGTGCCTTCGGGAATCTATCGCCATTTCAAGAGCAAAGATGACTTGTTGAGCGCAACCCTGGACCTGATAGGGAAAAGGCTGCTGAGCAATGTGGAGTCGGTTCGCCGGGAGACACCAGACGCCCTGGAGCGACTGCGGGTGCTTTTGATGCGTGAAATCCGTTTGCTTTTGGAAAACCAGGCAATCCCCCACGTCATCTTCTCCGAAAGCATCTTCACCGATTCCGTAGATCGAAAGGACAGGGTGCGGGCCGTCATAACCGGCTATTTCCAGGAAGTTGAGAAGATCGTTCGGGAAGGGCAACGGGAGGGGCGATTGAGGGCGGATGTCGATCCCCTGACCGTGGTGCTGATGTTCAAGGGAATGGTTCTGCCGGCTATCGTGCTCTGGAAGGTCACGAGAGGGAACGTGGATCTTGTCCGGCAGGCCGAAGCTGAATGGGAGCTGTTTAGCGCCGCCGTTTCAGACCCCTGTGAAGGTTTAGGGAAAAGCAGGGGCATGGCGAAGGTGAATGAAACCCGTTGGAGGAAACCCGGGTGA
- the aroA gene encoding 3-phosphoshikimate 1-carboxyvinyltransferase, with the protein MKRIHPRTRIQASFRLPGSKSITHRALIAASLAKGESLLLGALSCEDTNYTRTILKNLGSGIKERAEGLEIRGTAGKFRTFSQEKRFFLGNSGTSMRLLLSVVSLGTGEFMLDGTPRMRQRPVGELARALNRLGGEVSFCQSDGYPPLLVKAAGLKGGKVRILASESSQYVSSLLLAAPYAEKGVEIEIEGTLMSRPYVDMTLEVMKSFGADIMRDGYHWFRVTPGKGYLGRRFVVEGDMSSAAYFWAAAAVTRGEVVTGPVDPRTTSQGDIGFLDVLKEMGCSVMKNQDSVAVQGRPLRGVDVDMSLMPDMVPTLAAVGLFAEGKTVIRNVAHLRLKESDRLGSIAQEWRKLGANVEELPDGLIIKGGHRLEGNIVDPQNDHRIAMSLAVVGLRVPGVLITNETCVNKSFPNFWEYWDRL; encoded by the coding sequence ATGAAACGCATTCATCCACGAACCCGTATCCAGGCCTCCTTCCGGTTGCCTGGATCCAAGAGTATCACCCACAGGGCGCTGATAGCAGCCAGCCTGGCAAAAGGTGAGAGTCTGCTTCTTGGAGCACTCAGTTGTGAAGACACGAATTACACCCGGACCATATTGAAAAATCTCGGTTCCGGGATCAAAGAGCGCGCAGAGGGGCTGGAGATCAGGGGCACGGCCGGAAAATTCAGGACCTTTTCGCAAGAAAAACGATTCTTCCTGGGTAACTCAGGCACTTCCATGCGTCTTCTTCTTTCTGTAGTCAGCCTTGGCACGGGAGAGTTTATGCTCGACGGAACTCCCCGGATGAGGCAAAGACCTGTGGGTGAACTCGCCAGAGCACTGAACCGGCTGGGAGGTGAGGTTTCTTTCTGTCAGAGTGACGGCTACCCGCCTCTCCTGGTGAAGGCCGCGGGTCTTAAAGGTGGGAAGGTGCGGATCCTGGCGAGCGAGAGCAGTCAGTACGTTTCTTCTCTTCTGCTTGCAGCGCCTTATGCGGAAAAGGGGGTTGAAATCGAGATTGAAGGAACTCTCATGTCCAGGCCTTATGTGGATATGACCCTGGAAGTTATGAAGTCGTTTGGGGCGGATATCATGCGGGACGGGTATCACTGGTTTAGGGTGACGCCTGGTAAAGGATATCTGGGCCGCCGGTTTGTGGTGGAAGGGGATATGTCCTCAGCGGCCTATTTTTGGGCCGCGGCGGCGGTTACCAGGGGCGAAGTCGTGACAGGGCCCGTTGATCCCCGCACCACCAGCCAGGGGGACATCGGGTTCCTTGATGTGCTCAAGGAAATGGGGTGTTCTGTTATGAAAAATCAGGATAGTGTGGCTGTACAGGGGCGGCCGCTTAGAGGGGTCGATGTGGACATGAGCCTCATGCCCGATATGGTCCCCACACTGGCTGCAGTGGGACTTTTTGCTGAAGGAAAGACTGTTATCAGGAACGTGGCCCATCTGCGTCTAAAAGAGAGCGACCGGCTCGGAAGCATCGCTCAGGAATGGCGCAAATTGGGGGCAAATGTTGAAGAGCTTCCAGATGGTCTCATCATAAAAGGCGGCCATAGACTTGAAGGAAACATTGTTGATCCGCAAAATGATCACCGTATTGCAATGAGCCTGGCCGTTGTAGGACTCAGGGTGCCCGGAGTCCTTATAACCAACGAAACCTGTGTAAATAAATCCTTTCCGAATTTCTGGGAATATTGGGATCGCTTATGA